GGCGAAGAAAAAGGATGTATTGGTACGTAAATATGAGGATGATTTACGGTCCTATGCCGATTTACGCAATGCCATTGTCCACCATCGTACATCTATGGAATATGTAATTGCAGAACCGCATGTAGATGTCGTAGAGCGCATTGAATATATGGACGCTACGCTGGCAAAACCAACACTTGTAGGACAAATGTTCCAAAAAAAGGTGCTGGTCTTTCAAGAAAATGATTCTTTAAAGCATGTATTAAAAGTGATTCGTAGTCGGAAATTCACTCAATTTCCGGTTTACAATAAAACACAATTTAAAGGTCTCGTGACGACTGTTGGTATTACTAACTGGCTTGCATCTGTCATGGGAGGCAATCATGTACCGAGGCACGTTCCTACATTGCATGATATATTATTACACGAAAAAAATAGAGTGAATTACAAATTTGTGAGTAGATACATAACGATTTATGAGGCAGAGGAAATATTTAAGCAAGGTGTGGAGAGAGGAAGACGTTTTGAAGCGTTGTTGATTACAGAGCACGGCAAAACACACCAAAAACTGATTGGTATTATTACACCATTGGATATAATGCAAGTAGAATAGGCAAGACGAAACAAGCTTAAGGGCTTGACCGTCTCGCTTTATCTTTTAGACTGACATATAAAGAGCCATTCGCTTGAACTTGTGCAAAAAAGACATCTTCGTAAGTTTGGACATTTTGTTTTTTTAATTTTTTCATAACCCAATCTTCGGTTAATTCAAGTTCGACGATATTTTCTTTTATCAGTTGTCCATCGGAAATGACTTCTGTTGGTAAATAGGTAGGCGGTGTAACATCTGCCTTTACATCTTGTTTTGTAGCGGGCTGCTCTGTAGGCTTAGCCAATACACTTAAATTACCCGTAGTCTCCAGTATGGCATATTGGACATCTTGCACGGAAAATACAGCTTGTTCACGTAACATCATCGTTAACTCATCCGTGTGTAAACGATTTTTCTTGAGTGCAGATTCTAAAATAAGCCCATTTTGAATAACAATAGTAGGCTTATCGTCAATCAGCACACGCGCCTTTTTAGACTTAATGGTAATAATGGTCATAAGATACGTTAAAACGCTCCACCAAATTAATGCAATAAGTCCCTCTAAAAAAGGTGTTTCAGACTGTGCTGCAATTTCTGAAGCAATGGATCCGAACGTAATACCTGTTGTATAGTGGAAAAATGTAAGCTGTCCTAGCTGCTTTTTGCCAAGTAATCGTGTAACAATGAGTAATGCAAAAAAGGATAGAGTTGCCCTAAGTATCATTTCAAAAACATTGGCGTGAAAAAATTCATCTACAGTCATACAACAATCAACTCCTTAAACTGCTATCGTCGAAGAATAGCTTGTGCAAAAAGAGGAATTGTATGCGACAATTAAATTAAATTAAATTAAATTAAAGAACCAAATAGATAAGGAAGTGTGGTGGTAGCATGAACAAACAAATGACGCATTCTCACAACAACCCGGTATTTCCGATTATGATTGCTATTGCCATTGCCCATCTAATCAATGATACAATGCAGGCTGTAATCCCTGCGATGTTTCCAATATTGAAGAGTGAGCTCGGTTTGACCTTTACACAAATCGGGCTTATTTCATTCGTATTAAACATGTTTGCTTCTGCCTTACAACCAGTTGTCGGCTATGTCAGTGATAAAAAACCGATGCCCTATGCTTTACCAATAGGAATGATTAGCTCGTTTATAGGTATTGCTATTCTAGCCTTTACAGCGCAGTATTGGGTGATACTTGTAGCTGTATTATTTTTAGGTTTTGGCTCAGCTATCTTTCATCCAGAAGGTTCACGCGTATCTTTTATGGCAGCAGGTTCTAAACGAGGCCTTGCACAATCAATTTATCAAGTCGGTGGAAACTCTGGACAAGCGCTAGCACCATTAATCAGTGCTTATATATTAGATATTTTTGGACAACGCGGAGCGGCATTCGTCTTAATCGCAACAACTTTTGGGATTCTTTTATTGAGTAAAATTGCTAAATGGTATAAGAAGCAATTGGAGCAAGAACGGTTAGCAAAGAAAAAACGTACATTGGTATCATCTTTACCACCATTAACAAAGAAACAGGTGGGAATTGCTTTAACATTATTATTTACTATTATTTTTGCAAGATCATTTTATACAACAAATATAA
This DNA window, taken from Lysinibacillus sp. FSL M8-0337, encodes the following:
- a CDS encoding CBS domain-containing protein yields the protein MVTTQNSDRFLTAFNRIDHRLRDIIGAKDFMPFYRLVDQAKKKDVLVRKYEDDLRSYADLRNAIVHHRTSMEYVIAEPHVDVVERIEYMDATLAKPTLVGQMFQKKVLVFQENDSLKHVLKVIRSRKFTQFPVYNKTQFKGLVTTVGITNWLASVMGGNHVPRHVPTLHDILLHEKNRVNYKFVSRYITIYEAEEIFKQGVERGRRFEALLITEHGKTHQKLIGIITPLDIMQVE
- a CDS encoding DUF421 domain-containing protein; its protein translation is MTVDEFFHANVFEMILRATLSFFALLIVTRLLGKKQLGQLTFFHYTTGITFGSIASEIAAQSETPFLEGLIALIWWSVLTYLMTIITIKSKKARVLIDDKPTIVIQNGLILESALKKNRLHTDELTMMLREQAVFSVQDVQYAILETTGNLSVLAKPTEQPATKQDVKADVTPPTYLPTEVISDGQLIKENIVELELTEDWVMKKLKKQNVQTYEDVFFAQVQANGSLYVSLKDKARRSSP
- a CDS encoding MFS transporter, encoding MNKQMTHSHNNPVFPIMIAIAIAHLINDTMQAVIPAMFPILKSELGLTFTQIGLISFVLNMFASALQPVVGYVSDKKPMPYALPIGMISSFIGIAILAFTAQYWVILVAVLFLGFGSAIFHPEGSRVSFMAAGSKRGLAQSIYQVGGNSGQALAPLISAYILDIFGQRGAAFVLIATTFGILLLSKIAKWYKKQLEQERLAKKKRTLVSSLPPLTKKQVGIALTLLFTIIFARSFYTTNITSFYVFYLMDHYDVSLRLGQILIFTFMAFGVVGTFFGGSLSDRIGRKNVILLSVVVPMPFCLALPYVPLWTATIFLVIIGTLIMISFSVTVVYAQELVPTKIGTMAGLTTGFAFGMGAIGAIVIGVLMDHKGIDFTMLVVSLLPLLLLVAFFLPKDTPASAL